A portion of the Archocentrus centrarchus isolate MPI-CPG fArcCen1 chromosome 19, fArcCen1, whole genome shotgun sequence genome contains these proteins:
- the ercc4 gene encoding DNA repair endonuclease XPF translates to MAGPLLEFETEMFLSLFDSDGLLVAAEGLGIDRILLQFMRVYSEPGSLVLLLNTTTPEQEYFSEQLRVEGVTHLPRTVTSDIQSTERYNVYTEGGVLFVTSRILVVDFLTDRIPAHLITGILVYRAHKIIESCQEAFILRLFRQKNKTGFIKAFTDKATAFSSGFCQVERVMRNLFVKKLYLWPRFQASVNTALDRHKPEVVELHVPLTPTMKAIQSSILDIMSACLKELKRYNPTLEAEDLSLENTLGNSFEKTIRHYLDPMWHQLGAKTKALVQDLKVLRVLLLYLTQYDCVTFLNLLESLRSSQKIFGSNSGWLFLDSSTSMFVNARGRVYHIPENKKKLKVGAEAEKQKSSSASEVKRELVLEKSPKWEALTEVLEEIERENKSSQHEPGRVLICASDDRTCAQLQQYIKHGSDWLLNRLYHRTIGKRDSAAAAALELELQKKGKGWVKKGTKGKEPAQKKSAKMTKSKSRPSLTLTQMVGKEETGEAVVMGSSGDEDELMDEDEREEEELKLDLSSDAYYGVLKEPLTVIHPLKGCTDPHSLTRVLHEVEPSFVVLYDAELSFVRQLEIYKANRPGKPFRVYFLIYGGSTEEQKYLTALSKEKKAFEHLIREKATMVVPEEREGREDTNLDLARNLEPANATTNTRKAGGQEQPKEPSRVIVDMREFRSELPSLLHRRGLDIDPVTLEVGDYILTPDTCVERKSVSDLIGSLQSGRLYTQCLSMTRYYKKPVLLIEFDPAKPFSLMARSDFRHEISSNDISSKLTLLTLHFPRLRILWCPSPHATAELFLELKQSQPEPDAAAAQAVTAESDTVVESADLYNPGPYDFLMKIPGVNTKNYRALIKNADSLADIAKLSQEKLAEILGNVNNAKLMYEFLHNVTDVPAPIQKAKQT, encoded by the exons ATGGCGGGGCCGCTGCTGGAGTTTGAGACCGAGATGTTCCTGAGTCTTTTCGACAGTGACGGACTGCTAGTAGCGGCGGAGGGCTTGGGGATAGACCGAATCCTGCTGCAGTTCATGCGAGTTTACTCGGAACCGGGCAGTCTGGTCCTTCTGCTCAACACAACCACACCAGAACAG GAGTATTTCTCAGAGCAGCTGCGGGTGGAGGGCGTGACCCACCTGCCCAGGACGGTGACCAGTGATATCCAGAGCACTGAGCGTTACAATGTTTACACCGAGGGAGGGGTGCTGTTTGTCACCAGCAGAATCCTGGTGGTGGACTTCCTCACGGACCGGATCCCTGCTCATCTAATAACAG GCATTCTGGTGTATCGTGCCCATAAAATTATTGAGTCTTGCCAGGAGGCCTTCATCCTGCGTCTGTTCAGACAGAAGAATAAGACGGGCTTCATTAAGGCCTTCACTGACAAGGCCACAGCTTTCTCCTCGGGCTTCTGCCAAGTGGAGCGTGTAATGAGAAACCTGTTTGTTAAGAAGCTCTACTTGTGGCCCAG GTTTCAAGCATCAGTGAACACAGCACTGGATAGGCACAAACCAGAAGTGGTGGAGCTCCACGTGCCATTAACTCCAACAATGAAGGCTATCCAGAGCTCCATCCTGGACATCATGAGTGCCTGTTTGAAGGAGTTGAAACGCTACAACCCCACTCTAGAGGCTGAGGACCTCTCACTGGAGAACACGCTGGGGAATTCTTTTGAAAAG ACTATCCGTCACTACCTGGACCCCATGTGGCATCAGCTGGGAGCAAAGACCAAAGCCCTGGTTCAGGATCTTAAGGTGCTGAGGGTCCTCCTGCTCTACCTAACCCAGTACGACTGTGTCACCTTCCTCAATCTCCTCGAGTCATTGCGCTCCAGCCAAAAGATCTTTGGTTCCAATTCAG GTTGGCTCTTCTTGGACTCCAGTACCTCCATGTTTGTGAATGCCAGGGGCAGAGTGTACCACATTCCCgagaacaaaaagaaacttAAAGTGggagcagaggcagagaaacagAAGTCATCCTCTGCCTCAG AGGTGAAGCGGGAGCTAGTGCTGGAGAAGAGCCCAAAGTGGGAGGCTCTGACTGAGGTCCTGGAGGAGATTGAGAGGGAGAACAAGAGCTCTCAGCATGAGCCAG GTCGTGTGCTGATTTGTGCCAGTGATGACCGGACCTGCGCTCAGCTGCAGCAGTACATCAAACACGGCTCCGATTGGCTGCTCAACCGGCTATACCACCGGACGATTGGCAAACGAGACTCTGCTGCAGCAGCCGCCTTAGAACTGGAATtgcaaaaaaagggaaagggtTGGGTCAAGAAAGGAACGAAGGGAAAGGAAcctgcacagaaaaaaagtgcaaagatgacaaaaagcaaaagcagacCATCTCTGACCCTGACCCAGATGGTGGGGAAGGAGGAAACGGGCGAAGCAGTAGTGATGGGTAGCAGTGGAGATGAGGATGAATTGATGGATGAAGATGAACGTGAGGAAGAAGAGCTCAAGTTAGATTTGTCATCAGATGCTTATTATGGTGTCCTAAAGGAACCGTTGACTGTCATTCATCCGTTGAAAGGCTGCACCGATCCCCACAGTTTGACCCGGGTTCTGCATGAGGTGGAGCCCAGCTTTGTGGTGCTGTATGATGCAGAGCTGAGTTTTGTTCGCCAGCTGGAGATCTACAAAGCTAACCGGCCTGGAAAGCCATTTAGGGTATACTTCCTCATCTATGGTGGCTCGACTGAAGAACAGAAGTACCTGACAGCTTTgtctaaagaaaagaaagcttttgAACACCTCATCAG GGAAAAGGCTACTATGGTCGTCCCAGAAGAGAGGGAAGGGCGAGAGGACACCAACCTTGACCTTGCTAGAAATTTAGAGCCTGCCAATGCCACCACCAACACCCGCAAAGCAG GTGGCCAGGAGCAGCCCAAAGAGCCCTCTCGAGTTATTGTGGACATGCGCGAGTTCCGTAGTGAGCTGCCATCCTTGCTCCACCGCCGTGGACTGGACATCGATCCGGTCACCCTTGAAGTAGGCGACTACATTCTGACCCCAGACACATGCGTCGAGCGCAAGAGCGTCAGCGACCTGATTGGCTCGCTGCAGAGCGGCCGCCTTTACACCCAGTGCCTCTCGATGACCCGCTACTACAAGAAACCAGTGCTGCTCATCGAGTTCGACCCAGCAAAACCATTTTCCTTAATGGCCCGGTCAGATTTCCGTCACGAGATTTCATCAAACGATATTTCTTCAAAGCTCACCTTACTAACATTACACTTCCCCCGGCTCCGCATACTCTGGTGCCCCTCCCCACACGCCACAGCCgagctctttctggaactgaagcAAAGCCAGCCTGAACCCgatgctgcagcagctcaggCGGTAACGGCGGAGTCAGACACTGTGGTTGAATCAGCAGACCTCTACAACCCCGGACCTTAtgacttcctgatgaaaatACCTGGAGTCAATACAAAAAACTATAGGGCTCTTATAAAAAACGCAGACAGTTTGGCTGACATAGCCAAACTCAGCCAGGAGAAGTTGGCAGAAATACTCGGAAATGTTAACAATGCCAAGCTGATGTACGAGTTCCTGCATAATGTCACTGATGTCCCTGCTCCCATACAGAAGGCCAAACAGACATGA